In Spirochaeta thermophila DSM 6578, the following proteins share a genomic window:
- a CDS encoding rod shape-determining protein, whose protein sequence is MGMSRLFQNLSPDIGIDLGTCNTLIYVRGKGIVINEPSVVAVERGTKRLLAVGEEAKRMLWKTPGEIVAIRPLRDGVIADLETTEKMIRYFIEKVFSKRWLIKPRMVIGVPSCITEVERKAVEESGYKAGAREVKVIEESLAAAIGADIPIYEPAGHMVCDIGGGTSEISVISLGGMVVTNAIRIGGDEFDEAIIKHIRNVHNLIIGEQTAESLKKNIGNAMPEGKIEKMEIKGTDAITGLPRRLEIDSVEVRESLQEPLVAIIEEIKKTLGETPPELAADIVERGIVLTGGGALLKGFDKLVAKETGVPVFVAENPLECVAIGAGLYFEYEKAMQKSRLGNP, encoded by the coding sequence ATGGGAATGTCCAGGCTGTTTCAGAATCTCTCTCCCGATATCGGAATCGATCTGGGAACCTGTAACACGCTGATCTATGTGCGGGGGAAGGGGATCGTCATCAACGAACCCTCCGTGGTGGCCGTGGAACGGGGAACGAAGAGACTTCTGGCGGTGGGGGAAGAGGCCAAGAGAATGCTCTGGAAGACTCCCGGAGAGATCGTGGCGATACGACCGCTCCGGGATGGGGTGATCGCGGATCTCGAGACCACCGAGAAGATGATCCGTTACTTCATAGAGAAGGTCTTTTCGAAGCGATGGCTCATCAAACCGCGGATGGTCATAGGCGTTCCTTCCTGTATCACCGAGGTGGAGAGGAAGGCGGTCGAGGAGAGTGGCTATAAAGCAGGCGCGCGTGAAGTGAAAGTCATCGAGGAGTCTCTTGCAGCCGCGATAGGCGCCGATATACCCATCTATGAACCTGCAGGCCATATGGTATGCGATATCGGGGGAGGGACTTCCGAAATATCCGTGATTTCTCTGGGTGGCATGGTGGTCACCAATGCCATACGTATAGGTGGGGATGAGTTCGATGAGGCCATCATCAAGCATATCAGAAACGTGCACAACCTCATAATCGGAGAACAGACTGCGGAGTCCCTGAAGAAGAATATCGGTAATGCCATGCCGGAAGGGAAGATAGAAAAGATGGAAATCAAGGGGACCGATGCGATCACCGGTCTCCCCCGACGCCTTGAGATCGACAGTGTTGAGGTGAGAGAGTCGCTTCAGGAACCCCTGGTGGCCATCATCGAGGAGATAAAGAAGACCCTCGGTGAGACTCCTCCTGAGCTGGCCGCAGATATCGTGGAGAGAGGGATCGTCCTCACCGGTGGGGGGGCTCTCCTCAAAGGATTCGACAAACTGGTCGCAAAGGAAACCGGGGTTCCGGTGTTCGTGGCGGAGAACCCTCTCGAATGTGTGGCGATAGGGGCTGGTCTCTATTTTGAATATGAAAAGGCCATGCAGAAGAGTAGGCTCGGGAATCCATGA
- a CDS encoding rod shape-determining protein MreD: MRHYLIWAFISVFGVFLMGILHRYAGVIGGTPDLVMVLLGAFSLTHPWKAAQLLGVGIGLLEDVLGSTPLGFFAIIRLTEVLYFLFMRNISNIARGMRVWVYLLAVLLHTALVFGLGTVVQMRPSMKFLSVEYLLNIVYTLISLPLLWGGLRRLRLISEEQT, from the coding sequence ATGAGGCACTATCTCATATGGGCCTTCATTTCAGTATTTGGAGTCTTTCTCATGGGGATCCTCCATCGATACGCAGGAGTCATCGGTGGAACCCCCGATCTTGTGATGGTTCTTCTGGGGGCCTTCTCCCTTACCCATCCATGGAAAGCAGCTCAACTCCTGGGAGTGGGTATAGGACTCCTCGAGGATGTCCTTGGCAGCACCCCTCTGGGATTCTTTGCGATCATCCGCCTCACTGAGGTTCTCTATTTCTTGTTCATGAGGAATATCTCGAATATAGCCCGTGGGATGCGAGTGTGGGTCTATCTCCTGGCGGTTCTGCTGCACACGGCCCTCGTGTTCGGACTGGGTACCGTTGTCCAGATGAGACCATCCATGAAGTTCCTCTCTGTCGAATACCTTCTCAATATCGTATACACCTTGATCTCTCTGCCTCTCCTGTGGGGAGGATTACGAAGGCTTCGCCTCATCAGTGAAGAGCAGACATGA
- the mreC gene encoding rod shape-determining protein MreC: MKTDKWRDRLFFTGGLYGVLLVLLLSSLGMGETLSFGFFSYLYRFGGKIGETVTSTLSNIRSRDRLLKENEALRRELDRYRGLYIEYLALKEEYMKSRAVLGLQEGLGYRSVAARVLADEPSLLFSGFIIDRGRSTGIQKGLPVVTLEGSRLLLIGKIDEVGGSTSRVIPLFRRNFYVAAELVETGLQGLVHGAGEGTVVMEYIPKTEKHRVSVGEVVVTSHRSTVFPPGIEIGRVEKIVSYPHESSLLLYLRPSMDPHVLTDVFVLLPDDEDES; the protein is encoded by the coding sequence ATGAAGACCGATAAGTGGCGGGATCGCCTCTTCTTCACGGGCGGACTCTACGGAGTGCTCCTGGTGTTGTTGTTGTCTTCTCTGGGAATGGGCGAGACGCTGTCCTTTGGTTTTTTTTCGTATCTATATAGATTTGGAGGGAAAATAGGGGAGACGGTAACCTCTACGCTTTCGAACATCCGCTCCAGAGACCGGTTGCTCAAGGAGAATGAGGCGTTGAGAAGGGAGCTCGACCGATATCGAGGTTTGTATATCGAATATCTCGCTTTGAAAGAAGAATATATGAAGAGCAGAGCCGTGCTTGGACTTCAGGAGGGATTGGGCTATCGCTCCGTGGCGGCAAGGGTACTGGCCGACGAGCCCTCGCTTCTCTTCAGCGGTTTCATAATCGATCGAGGCCGCTCCACAGGGATACAGAAGGGGCTTCCCGTGGTGACCCTCGAGGGTTCCAGACTGTTACTCATAGGGAAGATCGATGAGGTGGGCGGCTCTACATCCCGGGTCATACCCCTCTTTCGACGGAATTTCTATGTCGCCGCTGAACTCGTGGAGACTGGCTTACAGGGGCTCGTCCATGGGGCAGGGGAGGGGACGGTGGTGATGGAATACATTCCCAAGACGGAGAAACACAGGGTGAGTGTAGGAGAGGTGGTTGTCACTTCCCATCGCTCCACAGTGTTTCCCCCCGGTATCGAGATCGGAAGAGTGGAGAAAATCGTATCATATCCCCACGAGTCCTCTCTTCTGCTTTATCTTCGGCCTTCGATGGATCCTCATGTCCTCACCGATGTCTTTGTGCTCCTTCCTGATGATGAGGACGAGTCATGA
- the mrdA gene encoding penicillin-binding protein 2, which produces MNVKEYGKTSSNQRISILIALSVVIVFLYIGRLFSVQVVENELFSAQSQKTIQRAVLIPARRGDVFARDYRSILATSRDSFTLLFFRSEVGKEQLPPLVDRLGGHLGVSARSLLDKIESSASDPVVLAQGVGYEQIVGIAEHLSEFPGIGWQREPSRYYPYGDLFAHVVGYIGEITQEELTALYNKGYTQGTLIGKSGVEKVYDELLRGKTGLKHRIVDASGQILDEQVVFFPENGKTLVLTLDPAIQTLIKKALGPRNGAIVVLKPSTGEILGLYSYPSYDSNLLYDPKEGRAYFTRLSLDKSFPFINRAIQSSYAPASTFKIVMTAAVLMEKVFPPDRTIVCRGEYRYGDRVFKCWKEAGHGPLALEDALAQSCDVYFYTVGAEYLGVDRIAAYAKEFGLGEPTGIDLPGEVRGIVPTPRWKMETYNYPWVGGDTVNMSIGQGFLSVTPLQLADVVASVVNGGFIMRPHVLKEVRDPTTGEVLENISPSLLRTSNITEDVFSSVRAAMRGVVTHGTALPVITTPIVEVAGKTGTGEVGLENRYTSWFVGYAPYDALDPEEVVVVSVLVEATNDWEWWAPKAANIVFHGIFSGLSYEDTVRELRQGPARWYLPALEDR; this is translated from the coding sequence ATGAACGTGAAGGAATACGGCAAAACCTCCTCGAATCAGAGGATTTCCATTCTCATCGCCCTCAGCGTCGTGATTGTATTTCTCTATATAGGCCGTCTCTTTTCCGTACAGGTGGTGGAGAATGAGCTGTTCTCCGCCCAGTCGCAGAAGACGATTCAGCGGGCGGTGCTCATCCCGGCCCGGCGGGGAGACGTCTTTGCGAGGGACTATAGGAGCATCCTGGCCACGAGCAGAGACAGTTTCACCCTGCTCTTTTTCAGATCCGAAGTGGGAAAAGAACAACTCCCGCCTCTTGTGGATCGACTGGGCGGGCACCTTGGGGTTTCAGCACGTAGCCTTTTGGACAAGATTGAATCCTCGGCCTCGGATCCCGTGGTGCTCGCTCAGGGCGTGGGATACGAGCAGATCGTAGGGATCGCTGAACATTTGTCAGAGTTCCCGGGGATCGGATGGCAGCGTGAACCATCCCGGTATTATCCCTATGGGGATCTCTTCGCCCATGTGGTCGGATACATCGGGGAGATCACTCAGGAGGAGCTCACCGCCCTCTACAACAAGGGCTATACCCAGGGGACCCTCATAGGAAAGTCAGGGGTGGAGAAGGTGTACGACGAACTCCTCCGAGGAAAGACCGGATTGAAACATAGAATAGTCGATGCATCGGGACAGATCCTCGATGAGCAGGTGGTGTTCTTTCCTGAGAACGGAAAGACACTCGTGCTCACCCTCGACCCCGCGATACAGACGTTGATAAAGAAGGCTCTTGGACCAAGGAACGGGGCCATCGTGGTATTGAAGCCTTCCACAGGGGAGATCCTCGGTCTTTATTCGTATCCCTCTTATGACTCCAATCTTCTCTATGATCCCAAGGAGGGGAGGGCCTACTTCACTCGATTGAGTCTCGACAAGTCGTTTCCCTTCATCAACAGGGCCATCCAGTCGAGTTATGCCCCGGCTTCCACCTTCAAGATCGTCATGACTGCAGCTGTTCTCATGGAAAAGGTCTTTCCTCCGGATAGGACGATCGTCTGCAGGGGTGAGTACCGCTATGGAGATAGGGTTTTCAAGTGCTGGAAGGAAGCAGGGCATGGTCCCCTAGCCCTTGAAGACGCGCTCGCTCAATCGTGTGATGTATACTTCTACACGGTCGGGGCGGAATACCTGGGGGTGGACAGGATAGCGGCCTATGCGAAGGAGTTCGGACTGGGGGAGCCCACGGGGATCGACCTTCCAGGAGAGGTGAGGGGGATCGTCCCCACACCCAGATGGAAGATGGAGACCTACAACTATCCCTGGGTGGGAGGAGATACGGTCAACATGTCGATAGGTCAGGGCTTCCTCAGCGTCACCCCGCTTCAGCTCGCGGACGTAGTGGCGTCGGTGGTGAACGGAGGCTTCATCATGAGGCCTCATGTATTGAAGGAGGTCCGGGATCCCACGACGGGAGAGGTCCTGGAGAATATATCCCCCTCCCTCTTGCGAACGTCCAATATCACGGAAGATGTGTTCAGCTCTGTTCGTGCAGCAATGCGGGGAGTCGTTACCCATGGAACCGCCCTCCCTGTCATCACGACACCGATTGTGGAAGTGGCGGGGAAGACCGGAACGGGAGAGGTGGGCCTGGAGAACCGATACACCTCCTGGTTCGTAGGTTATGCTCCTTACGATGCCTTGGATCCCGAGGAAGTGGTCGTGGTGTCGGTGCTGGTGGAGGCCACGAATGACTGGGAATGGTGGGCGCCGAAGGCGGCGAACATCGTGTTTCATGGTATCTTCTCAGGGTTGTCGTATGAAGATACCGTCAGAGAACTGAGGCAAGGTCCTGCCCGATGGTATCTTCCCGCGTTGGAGGATCGATGA